In the Adlercreutzia equolifaciens DSM 19450 genome, one interval contains:
- the sdaAA gene encoding L-serine ammonia-lyase, iron-sulfur-dependent, subunit alpha — translation MKTYGLRDIIGPIMVGPSSSHTAGALALASMARKLFGEQPERAVFTLYGSFAATGSGHGTDKALVAGILGLATDDPRVADAFALAKAAGVQVDIVWDTTTEVAHPNTVDIRCESREGRTLEMRGVSIGGGAAVIRRINGIDVDITGERTSVVVHQRDERGVLAHIAGVLADCGINIANANLHRTAKRGDAYTVLETDSAVDASVRELLMDHPDIINARVVPATCAGDGEEVPVPEDAEERFARWDYASGEELLALCEREHVTIAQAFRAREEALCAKQGTEAGIDAYLDRVLEVMGNAATEPLGNPQPSVGGLIGGEAAKLRAALEDTDPRHRLVDPLAARAAQYALATLETNGRMGVIVATPTAGSAGVLPGVLLALRDERGFSHDQLREGILTAAGLGYLIARNASVSGAEGGCQAEVGSAAAMAAAAAVALAGGAPDRCLAAGANVMMSLLGLVCDPVGGLVEVPCQKRNATAASVAFVSAQIALSGVQNLISFDEAVAVMDEVGRGLPPELRETALGGIAKAPSACAFCAGC, via the coding sequence GTGAAAACCTATGGTCTGAGGGACATTATCGGCCCCATCATGGTGGGACCGTCCAGCTCGCATACGGCGGGGGCTTTGGCCCTCGCCTCCATGGCGCGGAAGCTCTTCGGCGAGCAGCCCGAACGCGCCGTCTTCACCCTGTACGGCTCCTTCGCCGCCACCGGATCCGGCCACGGCACCGACAAGGCGCTGGTGGCCGGCATCCTGGGGCTTGCGACCGACGACCCGCGCGTGGCCGACGCCTTCGCCCTGGCGAAGGCAGCCGGCGTGCAGGTGGACATCGTCTGGGACACGACCACCGAGGTGGCGCACCCCAACACCGTGGACATCCGCTGCGAGAGCCGCGAGGGGCGCACCCTGGAGATGCGGGGCGTCTCCATCGGGGGCGGCGCGGCGGTCATTCGGCGCATCAACGGCATCGACGTGGACATCACCGGGGAACGCACGAGCGTGGTCGTGCACCAGCGCGATGAGCGCGGGGTGCTCGCCCACATCGCCGGCGTGCTGGCCGACTGCGGCATCAACATCGCCAACGCGAACCTGCACCGCACGGCCAAGCGCGGCGACGCCTACACCGTCCTTGAGACCGATAGCGCCGTGGATGCGAGCGTGCGCGAGCTTCTGATGGACCACCCGGACATCATCAACGCGCGCGTCGTACCCGCCACCTGCGCCGGCGACGGCGAGGAGGTGCCCGTGCCCGAGGATGCCGAGGAGCGGTTCGCCCGCTGGGACTACGCATCCGGCGAGGAGCTTCTGGCGCTGTGCGAGCGCGAGCACGTCACCATCGCCCAAGCCTTCCGCGCCCGCGAGGAGGCACTGTGCGCCAAGCAGGGCACCGAGGCCGGCATCGACGCCTATCTCGATCGCGTTCTGGAAGTGATGGGCAACGCCGCCACCGAGCCCTTGGGTAACCCGCAGCCCTCCGTGGGCGGCCTCATCGGCGGCGAGGCGGCGAAACTGCGGGCGGCTTTGGAAGATACCGATCCCCGGCACCGCTTGGTAGATCCCCTGGCGGCCCGGGCGGCCCAGTACGCCCTGGCGACCCTGGAGACCAACGGGCGCATGGGCGTCATCGTGGCCACCCCCACCGCGGGCTCGGCCGGCGTGCTCCCCGGCGTGCTTCTGGCCCTGCGCGACGAGCGCGGCTTCTCCCACGACCAGCTGCGCGAGGGCATCCTCACCGCCGCGGGCCTGGGCTACCTCATCGCCCGCAACGCCAGCGTGTCCGGCGCCGAGGGCGGCTGCCAGGCCGAGGTGGGAAGCGCGGCGGCCATGGCGGCCGCGGCGGCCGTCGCGCTTGCGGGCGGTGCCCCCGACCGCTGCCTGGCCGCCGGCGCGAACGTGATGATGTCGCTGCTCGGCCTGGTATGCGACCCGGTGGGGGGCCTTGTGGAAGTGCCCTGCCAGAAGCGCAACGCCACGGCGGCCTCCGTCGCCTTCGTCAGCGCCCAGATCGCCCTTTCCGGCGTCCAGAACCTCATCAGCTTCGACGAGGCCGTGGCCGTCATGGACGAGGTGGGCCGGGGCCTTCCCCCCGAGCTGCGCGAGACGGCCCTCGGCGGCATCGCCAAGGCCCCTTCCGCCTGCGCCTTCTGCGCGGGGTGCTAG
- a CDS encoding ATP-dependent helicase, with product MPIDIDTLNGPQREAVVTTQGPLLVLAGAGSGKTRVLTYRIANILEQDLAAPWEILAITFTNKAAAEMRERLAQLVGTRSRGMWVSTFHSMCVRMLRADAERLGFTKNFTIYDTDDLKRLYKDIMAELNIDPKRFPVNQLMNRISQAKNDLVTPGNFDAHDPVGKVAERVYERLQERLRAANAFDFDDLLLYGYLLLKNHADVREAYQDRFRYLMVDEYQDTNRAQYAITQLLAAKRRNIMVVGDDDQSIYSWRGADLRNILEFESDYPEAKVVKLEQNYRSVGNILAAANAVIANNQHRKEKRLFTDSGDGEKISVYLATDERDEGRWIAGEIDRRRSEGTSYNNMAVFYRTNAQSRMLEDMLLRAGVPYRIVGGTRFFDRAEIRDVMAYLTLVVNPADDIAAKRVVNVPRRGIGKTTIERIDQYGREMNMPFLTAAELAVVDPDIRASTRNAVGEFIQVIKDGATYGGDLRKVVEMIIDKAGLIRALQDEGTDEARGRVENIQEFLGVVDEFVQTHDAEESDFAAPTVGEDESAEPVRVLRGDSLADFIEWVRLRTDLDTVTEDGQAVTLMTVHSSKGLEFDCVWVAGMEETLFPHMNSVGDAAAVEEERRLAYVAITRARKRLCLTCAQQRQIFGQTHANPVSRFIGEIPSELRQTSGLGSAGFSGTGWEKRGSRRGIAGSGTEAGEGRVFGRSSASGAQGRSFAEYRAATGTGRAAGSIGGASRAGSGRIGAGANPNAGKKEGARATFAAGDAVDHKTFGRGTVVKVDGDTLHVKFAKTGQTKKLLKDYAPIVKIG from the coding sequence GTGCCCATCGACATCGACACCTTAAACGGCCCCCAGCGAGAGGCGGTCGTTACCACCCAAGGACCGCTTCTGGTGCTGGCCGGCGCCGGCTCCGGCAAGACGCGCGTGCTCACGTACCGCATCGCCAACATCCTGGAGCAGGACCTGGCAGCTCCGTGGGAGATCCTCGCCATCACCTTCACCAACAAGGCGGCCGCCGAGATGCGCGAGCGTCTGGCGCAGCTCGTGGGCACGCGCTCGCGAGGCATGTGGGTGTCCACCTTCCACTCCATGTGCGTGCGCATGCTGCGGGCCGACGCCGAGCGGCTGGGCTTCACGAAGAACTTCACCATTTACGACACGGACGATTTGAAGCGGCTGTACAAGGACATCATGGCCGAGCTGAACATCGACCCGAAGCGCTTTCCCGTGAACCAGCTGATGAACCGCATCTCCCAGGCGAAGAACGACCTCGTTACCCCCGGTAACTTCGACGCGCACGACCCGGTGGGGAAGGTGGCCGAGCGCGTGTACGAGCGGTTGCAGGAGCGCCTGCGCGCAGCCAACGCCTTCGACTTCGACGACCTTCTTTTGTACGGCTACCTGCTGCTGAAGAACCACGCGGACGTGCGCGAGGCCTATCAGGACCGCTTCCGCTACCTCATGGTGGACGAGTACCAGGACACCAACCGCGCCCAGTACGCCATCACTCAGCTGCTCGCCGCCAAGCGCCGCAACATCATGGTGGTGGGCGACGACGACCAGTCCATCTACTCCTGGCGCGGCGCCGATCTGCGCAACATCCTGGAGTTCGAAAGCGACTACCCGGAAGCCAAGGTGGTGAAGCTCGAGCAGAACTACCGCAGCGTGGGCAATATCTTGGCGGCGGCCAACGCCGTCATCGCGAACAACCAGCACCGCAAGGAGAAGCGCCTGTTCACGGACTCGGGCGACGGGGAGAAGATCTCGGTGTATCTGGCCACCGACGAGCGCGACGAGGGCCGCTGGATCGCCGGGGAGATCGACCGGCGCCGCAGTGAGGGTACCTCCTACAACAACATGGCCGTGTTCTACCGCACCAACGCCCAGTCGCGCATGCTCGAAGATATGCTGCTACGCGCCGGCGTGCCCTACCGCATCGTCGGGGGCACGCGCTTCTTCGATCGCGCCGAGATCCGCGACGTCATGGCGTACCTCACGCTGGTGGTAAACCCCGCCGACGACATCGCGGCCAAGCGCGTCGTCAACGTGCCGCGCCGCGGCATCGGCAAGACCACCATCGAGCGCATCGACCAGTACGGCCGCGAGATGAACATGCCGTTTCTCACGGCGGCCGAGCTGGCGGTGGTCGATCCGGACATCCGCGCCTCCACCCGCAATGCCGTGGGGGAGTTCATCCAGGTCATCAAGGACGGCGCCACCTACGGGGGCGATCTGCGCAAGGTCGTGGAGATGATCATCGACAAGGCCGGCCTCATTCGCGCCCTGCAGGACGAGGGTACCGACGAGGCGCGCGGGCGCGTCGAGAACATCCAGGAGTTTCTGGGCGTTGTGGACGAGTTCGTGCAGACCCACGATGCGGAGGAGTCCGACTTCGCCGCGCCGACGGTGGGCGAGGACGAGTCCGCCGAGCCCGTGCGCGTGCTGCGCGGCGACTCGCTGGCCGACTTCATCGAGTGGGTGCGGCTGCGTACCGACTTGGACACGGTGACCGAGGACGGGCAGGCCGTCACCCTCATGACCGTGCACTCGTCCAAGGGCCTGGAATTCGACTGCGTCTGGGTGGCCGGCATGGAGGAGACTCTGTTCCCCCACATGAACTCCGTGGGCGACGCGGCGGCCGTGGAAGAGGAGCGGCGCCTCGCCTACGTGGCCATCACCCGCGCCCGCAAGCGCCTGTGCCTTACCTGCGCCCAGCAACGGCAGATCTTCGGCCAGACGCACGCGAACCCCGTCTCACGCTTCATCGGCGAGATCCCCAGCGAGCTGCGCCAGACGAGCGGGCTGGGCTCGGCGGGCTTTTCCGGCACCGGCTGGGAGAAGCGCGGCAGCCGCCGGGGCATCGCCGGTTCGGGCACCGAGGCGGGGGAGGGCCGCGTGTTCGGTCGCTCGAGTGCCTCGGGCGCTCAGGGTCGCTCGTTCGCCGAGTACCGCGCGGCCACGGGTACGGGGCGTGCGGCGGGCAGCATCGGCGGCGCATCCCGCGCAGGCTCGGGCCGCATCGGTGCGGGGGCGAACCCGAACGCGGGGAAGAAGGAGGGCGCCCGGGCCACCTTCGCAGCGGGAGATGCCGTGGATCACAAGACCTTCGGTCGCGGCACCGTCGTGAAGGTCGACGGCGACACCCTGCACGTCAAGTTCGCCAAGACCGGCCAGACCAAGAAGCTGCTGAAAGACTACGCCCCCATTGTGAAGATCGGGTAG
- a CDS encoding transporter substrate-binding domain-containing protein, translating to MTETSLAARDRRTTAAAARALGAALLVLLLTVAAAAAVSALTGCAAEEPTSEKDAAGVATSDADGAIVVASALCSEPYEQATSTNQIGFTVELLRLIGEKSDREIQFTKAVNHKDAEQNITAGLPGDVAAKVAAGDAGLGASSITTADALEGVVFSDPYLHADFSVLTKMDTGYDDLASIQGDGIVVAVQGDPAIAAWVAENLPAAQVVTFDAGVDALMELNSERAQAAIVDEPRYLRYVQVKEPHLQAVETIASDKDYAFVVAAGNDELLATVNEALAALRADGSYDELCESWFGAAPERGTATRSAGEAVQDSTGA from the coding sequence ATGACTGAAACTTCCCTTGCGGCCCGGGATCGCCGGACGACAGCGGCGGCGGCCCGCGCCCTAGGTGCCGCGCTGCTCGTTTTGCTGCTGACCGTCGCTGCGGCAGCCGCCGTTTCTGCCCTAACTGGCTGCGCGGCCGAAGAGCCGACGAGCGAAAAAGATGCGGCAGGGGTCGCCACCAGCGATGCCGATGGCGCTATCGTCGTCGCATCGGCCTTATGCAGCGAGCCCTACGAGCAAGCTACCAGCACCAACCAGATCGGCTTCACCGTCGAGCTGCTTCGGCTCATCGGCGAAAAATCGGATCGCGAGATCCAATTCACCAAAGCGGTCAACCATAAGGATGCCGAGCAGAACATCACGGCGGGGCTGCCGGGAGATGTGGCGGCCAAGGTTGCCGCGGGCGATGCCGGCCTCGGGGCTTCCTCCATCACGACGGCCGATGCCCTTGAAGGAGTTGTATTCAGCGATCCTTACCTGCATGCCGATTTCTCGGTGCTGACGAAGATGGACACCGGCTACGACGACCTTGCCAGCATTCAAGGAGACGGCATCGTGGTGGCGGTGCAGGGCGATCCCGCCATTGCCGCCTGGGTGGCCGAGAATCTGCCTGCCGCCCAGGTTGTCACGTTCGACGCGGGCGTCGATGCCCTTATGGAGCTGAACTCCGAGCGCGCTCAGGCCGCCATTGTGGACGAGCCGCGCTACCTCCGCTACGTGCAGGTGAAGGAGCCGCATCTGCAGGCCGTGGAGACCATTGCGTCCGACAAGGACTATGCTTTCGTCGTCGCCGCAGGCAACGACGAGCTGTTGGCGACGGTGAACGAGGCCCTGGCGGCGCTTAGGGCTGACGGCTCATACGACGAGCTGTGCGAGAGCTGGTTCGGGGCTGCACCCGAGCGAGGCACGGCCACACGATCAGCAGGCGAGGCGGTGCAGGACTCGACCGGCGCCTAG
- a CDS encoding YccF domain-containing protein, protein MSTIANIIWIIFGGLFTAIAWCLAGIIFSITIIGIPLGRQCFKMASLTLAPFGKSIVYGGGAPSLIANIFWLILAGLPMAFSYACLGVVYCITVIGIPVGLQCFKMAKLSLLPFGAQVV, encoded by the coding sequence ATGTCTACTATCGCGAATATCATTTGGATTATCTTCGGTGGCCTGTTTACGGCCATTGCGTGGTGCTTGGCGGGAATTATTTTCTCCATCACCATCATCGGCATTCCGCTGGGGCGGCAGTGCTTCAAGATGGCCTCGCTGACCCTGGCGCCCTTCGGCAAGAGCATCGTTTACGGCGGAGGCGCTCCGTCGCTTATCGCCAACATCTTCTGGTTGATTTTGGCCGGGTTGCCCATGGCCTTTTCCTATGCGTGTTTGGGCGTGGTCTACTGCATCACCGTGATCGGCATCCCCGTCGGCCTGCAGTGCTTCAAGATGGCGAAGCTCTCCCTGCTGCCCTTCGGCGCGCAGGTGGTTTGA